Proteins encoded by one window of Vitis riparia cultivar Riparia Gloire de Montpellier isolate 1030 chromosome 11, EGFV_Vit.rip_1.0, whole genome shotgun sequence:
- the LOC117924937 gene encoding autophagy-related protein 11, with amino-acid sequence MSSNNEGDLVQGAKLFVRIAQNGHSYELDCNESTPVEVVQQLIASVAGINSNDQLLLSLEWKLEPPRQLSAYNLPSDNGEVFVYNKARLQANSPPPEPELVDILEIVEPLLPSSSHNPHLLDDASDPALKALPSYERQFRYHFHRGRAIYSCTVVKYENCQRLWREQGVQERALEIARANLEQFYRAVHQNFVDFMKFYSQQHRIHSDLLMNFGRDIDKLRSCKLHPALQTANRKCLLDFVKEENLRKWMENCSSSHRQFETKVSQFKQMYSDVKRKVDDLLSSKTSLHTTNLELMIKEHQRYINEQKSIMQSLSKDVSTVKKLVDDSVTCQLSSSLRPHDAVSALGPMYDVHDKNHLPKMQACDHSISKLLDFCIDKKNEMNNFVHNYMQRVTYVSYIIKDTRYQFPVFKEAMARQDTLFADLKLVRGIGPAYRACLAEVVRRKASMKLYMGMAGQLAEKLATKREAEVRRREEFVKAHNPYIPRDILASMGLNDTPNQCDVNLAPFDTSLLDIDISNLDRYAPEYLVGLPSKIERHGSTTSKGSFSMSHSAEAEENTVDALEKYDSEELLDGCELVEIVGTSKLEVENAKLKAELASAIASICSFGLEVEYDSLDDSKRDHLLKSAADKTAEALHLKDEYGKHLESMLRMKQIQCVSYEKRIQELEQKLSDQYLQSQKLSGNKDASDFALLAAKADDCKSEISGDGEGHMPYISTTEPMDEVSCASNSLDAKLGIFPRQTGKSREGLDENMADSSGMINPQLDSSMLEPHLEELQVSDKDGKDKMVEQLGMALTNSFTAESTPEPLNVLPCDRSVEPDMNSKISNDVVLELQSKLAEKTNQLDETEAKLKAAVEEVAMLSRELENSRKLLDESQMNCAHLENCLHEAREEAQTHLCAADRRASEYSALRASAVKMRGLFERLRSCVNASVGVVGFADSLRALAQSLTNSIHDNEDDGIVEFRQCIRTLADKVGILSRQRAELLDRSSKFEAGNKQLMKELEEKKELVKTLYTKHQLDKQANKERISFGRFEVHEIAAFVLNSAGHYEAINRNCSNYYLSTESVALFADHLSRRPSYIIGQIVHIERQTVRPLPPSIQAEHGRGDPIDYLTSDTGTSRLSLNSGLTSNPYGLPIGCEYFIVTVAMLPETTICSPPPS; translated from the exons ATGAGTTCGAATAATGAAGGAGATTTGGTTCAAGGGGCTAAGCTTTTTGTTCGTATTGCTCAGAATGGACACTCTTATGAGCTTGATTGCAATGAATCTACGCCAGTGGAGGTGGTCCAACAACTCATTGCATCCGTTGCAGGGATCAACAGCAACGACCAGCTTCTGCTGTCTTTGGAATGGAAACTTGAGCCGCCCCGGCAGCTTTCAGCTTACAATCTTCCATCAGATAATGGAGAAGTTTTTGTGTATAATAAAGCAAGATTGCAAGCTAATTCACCACCTCCTGAACCAGAGCTGGTTGACATCCTTGAAATCGTTGAACCACTATTACCATCCTCCTCCCACAACCCCCATCTGTTGGATGATGCTTCGGACCCTGCTCTAAAGGCTTTACCATCTTATGAGCGACAATTCAGGTACCATTTCCACAGAGGGCGAGCAATTTACAGCTGCACCGTAGTAAAATATGAGAACTGTCAGAGGCTTTGGAGAGAGCAAGGGGTGCAAGAGAGGGCACTGGAGATTGCAAGGGCTAATTTGGAACAATTCTATAGGGCGGTGCACCAAAATTTTGTGGATTTCATGAAGTTTTACTCACAGCAGCACCGTATCCATTCCGATCTTTTGATGAATTTTGGGAGGGATATAGATAAACTGAGATCTTGCAAGCTTCATCCTGCTCTACAGACAGCTAATCGCAAGTGCTTACTGGATTTTGTGAAAGAAGAGAACTTGAGGAAGTGGATGGAGAACTGTAGCAGCTCCCACAGGCAGTTTGAGACTAAGGTTTCACAATTTAAGCAGATGTATAGTGATGTGAAGCGCAAGGTCGATGATTTGCTTTCCAGCAAAACTTCGTTGCATACTACCAATTTAGAATTGAtgatcaaggagcaccagcgaTACATAAATGAACAGAAGAGTATAATGCAGTCTCTGAG TAAGGATGTCAGTACAGTGAAGAAACTTGTGGATGACTCTGTGACCTGCCAATTATCCTCTTCTCTTCGTCCTCATGATGCAGTTTCTGCCTTGGGTCCTATGTATGATGTCCATGACAAGAATCACCTACCTAAAATGCAGGCTTGTGACCATTCAATTTCCAAGCTACTTGACTTTTGCATTGATAAGAAGAATGAAATGAACAATTTTGTGCATAATTACATGCAAAGGGTAACATATGTTTCTTACATCATCAAAGACACTCGGTATCAATTTCCCGTTTTTAAGGAGGCAATGGCACGCCAAGATACTTTGTTTGCAGACTTAAAATTAGTCCGTGGGATTGGCCCTGCATACAGAGCCTGCCTCGCAGAAGTAGTGAGAAGAAAGGCTTCTATGAAGCTTTACATGGGCATGGCTGGACAATTAGCTGAAAAGCTTGCAACAAAGAGGGAAGCTGAGGTTAGGAGACGGGAGGAGTTTGTGAAAGCACATAATCCATACATACCTAGGGATATACTAGCATCCATGGGATTGAATGATACTCCTAACCAATGTGATGTCAACTTAGCTCCTTTTGACACTAGTTTGCTTGATATTGACATTTCAAACCTTGACCGATATGCGCCTGAGTATTTAGTAGGACTGCCTTCTAAGATTGAGAGGCATGGTAGTACCACCTCAAAAGGCTCATTTTCAATGTCTCATTCAGCTGAAGCTGAAGAGAACACTGTGGATGCCCTTGAGAAGTATGACTCAGAGGAGCTGCTTGATGGATGTGAGTTGGTAGAGATTGTTGGTACCAGCAAATTGGAAGTTGAGAATGCAAAACTGAAGGCTGAACTTGCTTCTGCGATAGCCTCGATTTGTTCCTTTGGCCTTGAAGTTGAATATGATTCTCTTGATGATAGTAAGCGGGATCATTTATTGAAGAGTGCTGCAGATAAGACGGCTGAAGCTTTGCATCTGAAAGATGAGTATGGGAAACATCTCGAATCTATGCTAAGGATGAAGCAAATACAATGTGTGTCTTATGAGAAACGTATTCAAGAACTGGAGCAGAAGCTGTCTGATCAATATTTGCAAAGTCAGAAGCTTTCAGGTAATAAAGATGCATCTGATTTTGCCCTTTTGGCTGCAAAGGCTGATGACTGTAAGTCAGAAATATCTGGTGATGGTGAAGGCCACATGCCTTACATATCTACCACTGAACCTATGGATGAGGTCTCTTGTGCCTCTAATTCTTTAGATGCAAAATTAGGGATTTTCCCTAGGCAAACAGGCAAATCCCGGGAAGGCTTGGATGAGAACATGGCTGATTCCTCTGGTATGATAAATCCTCAGTTGGATTCTTCAATGCTGGAACCACATCTTGAAGAATTGCAAGTCAGTGATAAAGATGGAAAAGATAAGATGGTGGAACAATTAGGTATGGCGCTGACCAACAGTTTCACTGCTGAAAGCACACCTGAGCCACTGAATGTCTTACCTTGTGATAGATCAGTTGAACCGGACATGAATTCTAAAATTAGCAACGATGTTGTACTGGAATTGCAAAGTAAACTTGCAGAAAAGACCAACCAATTGGATGAAACTGAAGCTAAACTTAAAGCTGCAGTGGAGGAGGTTGCCATGCTAAGCAGGGAGTTGGAGAATAGTCGGAAACTCCTTGATGAATCTCAG ATGAATTGTGCTCACTTGGAGAATTGTCTACATGAAGCAAGAGAGGAAGCTCAGACTCACCTCTGTGCTGCTGACCGGAGGGCCTCGGAGTATAGTGCATTGCGTGCCTCTGCTGTGAAAATGCGTGGTCTTTTTGAAAGACTTCGGAGCTGTGTCAATGCTTCAGTTGGAGTGGTTGGTTTTGCTGATTCCTTGCGTGCTTTAGCACAATCTTTGACCAA CTCCATCCATGACAATGAAGATGATGGCATTGTTGAGTTCCGACAGTGCATCCGAACCCTTGCTGATAAAGTTGGTATTTTGTCAAGGCAACGTGCTGAGCTGCTTGACAGGAGTTCAAAGTTTGAAGCTGGAAATAAACAACTTATGAAGGAgttggaagaaaagaaagaattagTTAAAACATTATACACAAAGCATCAACTTGACAAGCAG GCAAACAAGGAAAGAATCTCATTTGGCCGTTTTGAAGTCCACGAGATTGCTGCGTTTGTGTTGAATTCAGCTGGCCATTATGAGGCGATCAACAGAAACTGCTCTAACTATTATCTATCTACGGAGTCTGTGGCCTTGTTCGCAGACCATCTCTCAAGGCGACCCAGCTACATCATTGGGCAGATTGTGCATATTGAACGGCAAACTGTGAGGCCATTGCCTCCTTCAATTCAGGCTGAGCATGGTAGAGGGGATCCAATAGATTATCTGACTTCTGACACGGGGACCAGTCGGTTGTCCTTGAATTCAGGATTAACTTCAAATCCATATGGTCTACCAATTGGTTGTGAATACTTCATAGTGACAGTAGCCATGTTACCAGAAACCACCATTTGTTCACCACCTCCTTCCTGA